The following are encoded in a window of Neomicrococcus lactis genomic DNA:
- a CDS encoding fasciclin domain-containing protein, which produces MKYTQRKMVGLFSIAAVAALGMSACAMGTDSGSGSSSSSGSSMAPSSSESSSSSAMSSESAMDPAANLVGTGCAAYAKAVPDGEGSVAGMAQDPVAVAASNNPLLTTLTKAVSGGLNKDVNLVDTLNGDEFTVFAPVDEAFAAIPAKDLKAVTDDADTLTKVLTYHVVPGQITPDDLKGDLKTVEGDTVKISGSGDKLMVNGASVICGGVQTANATVYLVDTVLMPPAKK; this is translated from the coding sequence ATGAAGTACACACAGCGCAAAATGGTTGGACTGTTTTCGATCGCAGCAGTTGCAGCTCTAGGTATGAGCGCCTGTGCTATGGGCACAGATTCGGGGTCAGGTTCGAGTTCGAGCTCGGGCTCAAGCATGGCGCCGAGCAGTTCTGAGTCTTCATCGAGTTCGGCGATGAGCAGCGAATCGGCCATGGATCCAGCGGCCAACCTCGTGGGAACGGGCTGCGCGGCTTACGCGAAGGCTGTTCCAGACGGTGAAGGATCCGTTGCTGGTATGGCGCAGGATCCCGTGGCCGTCGCGGCCTCGAACAATCCGCTTCTCACCACGCTAACGAAGGCTGTCTCCGGTGGGCTCAACAAGGACGTCAACTTGGTGGACACCCTCAACGGTGACGAGTTCACGGTGTTCGCTCCCGTCGATGAAGCGTTCGCTGCGATTCCAGCCAAGGACTTGAAGGCCGTGACGGATGATGCGGACACGCTCACCAAGGTCCTGACCTACCACGTGGTTCCTGGCCAAATCACACCCGATGACTTGAAGGGTGACCTGAAAACGGTCGAAGGGGACACCGTCAAGATCAGCGGTAGCGGTGACAAGCTCATGGTCAACGGTGCCAGCGTCATTTGCGGTGGCGTTCAGACCGCCAACGCCACGGTCTACTTGGTGGACACGGTGCTGATGCCGCCGGCAAAGAAGTAA
- a CDS encoding C45 family autoproteolytic acyltransferase/hydolase, with protein MTTTHCTPKTTFSHPFSFLTSGAGLRDIDWLSVDWAAIDWAAVDWASLYAPAQGSTSGSPDWTAAAAYPTGSREIEIFRIVEDKPGKQWKALFEATRAAYLGWYRSGDITERPSLEEAQRQLANHMPELVPTYRKMVELTGNDHDAARFLTMWNMPAFAPACSQVAFADPAPTLIRNYDYSPDLWERTIYTSAFRGKKVTGTGDCLWGLLDGMNESGLAVSLTFGGRPGSGEGFAIPIVIRYILETASTLEQAREILARIPVAMSYNVTVIDRSGESFTAFVAPGQPAEFSDHPAATNHHGVTPEFPEKAARFRSVERLEYLDGLLSEHREAETTFDEFLEKPLFSTEYSAGFGTLYSVMYRPTVGVAEYRWRGQHWRITHDDDAASRTIVL; from the coding sequence ATGACGACAACTCATTGCACCCCAAAAACCACTTTCTCCCATCCTTTTTCATTCCTAACTTCCGGCGCAGGCCTGCGCGATATCGACTGGCTCTCCGTTGACTGGGCAGCCATTGATTGGGCGGCGGTCGACTGGGCTTCGCTGTATGCGCCGGCTCAGGGTTCCACCAGTGGGTCCCCGGATTGGACTGCCGCAGCCGCCTACCCAACCGGCAGCCGTGAGATTGAAATCTTCCGCATCGTGGAGGACAAGCCCGGCAAGCAGTGGAAGGCCTTGTTTGAGGCGACGCGCGCGGCCTACCTCGGGTGGTACCGCAGCGGGGACATCACTGAGCGCCCCAGTCTCGAAGAGGCTCAGCGTCAGCTCGCAAATCACATGCCAGAACTCGTGCCCACGTACCGCAAGATGGTGGAACTCACTGGCAACGACCACGATGCCGCACGCTTCCTGACCATGTGGAACATGCCAGCCTTCGCGCCAGCGTGCTCGCAAGTGGCCTTCGCAGACCCAGCTCCCACGCTCATCCGCAACTACGATTACAGCCCTGACCTGTGGGAACGCACCATCTACACGAGCGCGTTCCGTGGCAAGAAGGTCACCGGCACGGGTGACTGCCTGTGGGGACTTTTGGACGGCATGAACGAATCCGGCCTCGCGGTCTCGCTAACCTTCGGCGGTCGACCAGGTAGCGGTGAAGGCTTCGCGATTCCGATTGTCATCCGCTATATCTTGGAGACCGCGTCCACCCTCGAGCAAGCGCGCGAAATCCTGGCACGCATCCCCGTGGCGATGTCCTACAACGTGACCGTGATTGATCGCAGCGGAGAGAGCTTTACGGCATTCGTGGCCCCCGGCCAGCCTGCCGAGTTCAGCGATCACCCCGCCGCCACCAACCACCACGGAGTTACCCCCGAATTCCCGGAGAAAGCTGCGAGATTCCGCTCCGTTGAACGACTCGAATACCTCGACGGCCTGCTCAGCGAGCACCGCGAAGCCGAGACCACGTTCGATGAATTCCTGGAAAAGCCACTCTTCAGCACGGAGTACTCCGCGGGCTTCGGCACCCTCTACTCGGTCATGTATCGCCCTACGGTGGGGGTGGCTGAGTACCGTTGGCGCGGGCAGCACTGGCGAATTACCCATGACGACGACGCAGCCTCGCGCACGATTGTTCTCTAG
- a CDS encoding enoyl-CoA hydratase/isomerase family protein, with protein MEFGGFKHLVIEQDGAALVVTVNRPEALNALSQSVVREFERLVTQLEMAGTDAKWPIRGVIITGGGEKSFVAGADIAEMNAMSPDQALAYGQSMQDVTLRMERLPLPVIAAVNGFALGGGCELAMACDFIYASERASFGQPEVNLGLVPGFGGSVRLQQRVGVGMARELIFTGRRIKADEALRIGLVNRLFGSVEAMLDAAKATIAEISEKSPTAIANAKSAMHSMIHLSVEEGLAEEARSFYQAFHTEDSVEGRTAFLEKRSPQWLGR; from the coding sequence ATGGAATTTGGCGGCTTCAAGCACTTGGTGATTGAGCAGGACGGTGCCGCGCTGGTGGTCACGGTGAACCGGCCGGAGGCGTTGAATGCGCTGAGCCAGTCGGTGGTTCGTGAGTTTGAGCGGCTCGTGACGCAGCTTGAGATGGCCGGAACGGATGCGAAGTGGCCCATCCGTGGCGTCATCATTACTGGCGGCGGCGAGAAGTCTTTTGTGGCCGGCGCGGATATTGCTGAAATGAATGCCATGAGCCCGGATCAGGCGCTCGCATACGGGCAAAGCATGCAGGATGTCACGCTGCGCATGGAGCGGTTGCCGCTGCCTGTTATTGCGGCCGTGAACGGTTTTGCACTCGGCGGCGGATGCGAGCTCGCCATGGCATGCGACTTTATTTACGCGAGCGAACGCGCGAGCTTTGGGCAGCCTGAAGTGAATCTAGGGCTGGTTCCGGGATTCGGTGGATCCGTGCGCTTGCAGCAGCGCGTCGGCGTGGGCATGGCCCGCGAACTGATCTTCACGGGACGGCGCATCAAGGCCGATGAAGCCCTTCGAATTGGCCTAGTCAACCGGCTATTTGGCTCCGTTGAGGCGATGCTGGACGCCGCGAAGGCGACCATCGCGGAGATCTCTGAAAAGTCCCCGACGGCCATCGCGAACGCCAAGAGTGCAATGCATTCCATGATCCATTTGAGTGTTGAAGAAGGGCTCGCCGAGGAGGCTCGCTCGTTCTATCAGGCGTTCCATACCGAGGATTCTGTGGAGGGTCGCACGGCGTTCCTGGAGAAGCGTTCGCCGCAGTGGCTGGGGCGGTAA
- a CDS encoding IclR family transcriptional regulator domain-containing protein, with protein sequence MATASTPENGDYFVKSAEKTLSVLLAFTGDRPALSVTQVAEATDLTRAAARRFLLTLTDLGYLATDGTLFKQTPRVLDIGASYLAGLSLPQAAKRHLVALAQELDETATLSVLDGQDVLYISRVAAPRLHSVTLNVGSRLPAWVTSMGRVLIAELPEAAREDFIQKIVPQEFTSRTISTTDALRAELLKVKEQGWALVEQELDEGMRGVAVPITRGGEVIAALNVSIQPGRAKREVLTDRVIPLLQATAQRIADDFGGRQLSAGAAGS encoded by the coding sequence GTGGCGACAGCATCCACACCTGAGAACGGTGACTACTTCGTCAAGTCAGCGGAGAAGACGCTGAGCGTCTTGCTCGCCTTCACGGGCGATCGTCCGGCGCTCTCTGTCACTCAGGTGGCAGAAGCGACGGATCTGACTCGTGCGGCTGCCCGCCGCTTTTTGCTCACGCTCACGGACCTGGGTTACTTGGCCACGGACGGCACGTTGTTCAAGCAGACGCCTCGAGTCCTGGACATCGGCGCCAGCTATCTCGCGGGTTTGAGCCTTCCTCAAGCGGCGAAGCGTCACTTGGTGGCCCTTGCTCAAGAACTGGATGAGACTGCCACGCTCAGCGTCCTTGACGGCCAAGACGTTCTCTACATTTCCCGCGTCGCGGCCCCGCGACTCCATTCGGTGACCCTCAATGTGGGTTCCCGTTTGCCCGCGTGGGTGACGTCCATGGGTCGTGTACTGATTGCCGAGCTGCCGGAAGCAGCTCGCGAGGACTTCATTCAAAAGATCGTTCCTCAAGAGTTCACTTCCCGCACCATCAGCACCACCGATGCCCTGCGTGCCGAACTGCTCAAGGTCAAAGAGCAGGGTTGGGCTCTTGTGGAGCAAGAACTCGACGAGGGCATGCGCGGCGTCGCGGTCCCCATCACGCGCGGTGGGGAGGTGATTGCGGCGCTCAACGTGTCCATCCAGCCTGGTCGTGCCAAACGTGAAGTGCTGACGGACCGCGTTATTCCCCTGCTGCAAGCCACGGCGCAACGCATTGCCGATGATTTCGGAGGGCGGCAGCTCTCCGCAGGTGCGGCTGGGAGCTGA
- a CDS encoding carbamoyl-phosphate synthase, with protein MPGSTKLEHMRVPENQPFVPVILGGDIGTYSLAREFHEAYGFVSVVVPAASNGVLDYSVATVVRPAGTMTEADVVVRHLQEIARDLSPNGERKLLLFGSLDLQVTLITRHREQLSDHFVIPYVDIDTMERAALKENFYELCAELGVPHPTTLAVDMVEHAEGKPLPKNLPYPLIGKPADSSAWVHAKFEGKKKIHTITDEGDLLSLLGRIAGSGYRQKFIVQEYVPGGDDHMRLCTFWADRPGHVTFASYGEVVVEEHSPIVLGNSAGIVTGVNEEVINHGVRLLEALNWEGFGMIDAKLDPRDGQVKFFELNPRLGRNHYYVTATGHNVARFYVRRYLGEEYDAANAVSTENGSYQRVGDVDAANAELLYTVLPMPLLRKHLRGPVGEKAKRMISAKRVVNPLIYKAEKHPRRWAYVAMNAVNQVRKFRQFPPRTS; from the coding sequence GTGCCAGGAAGTACTAAGTTGGAACACATGCGCGTGCCCGAGAATCAGCCGTTTGTCCCCGTCATCCTCGGTGGGGATATTGGAACGTACTCCCTTGCGAGGGAGTTTCATGAGGCCTACGGCTTTGTCAGTGTTGTAGTTCCTGCCGCGAGCAACGGTGTTCTCGACTATTCGGTGGCCACGGTCGTCCGCCCCGCTGGAACCATGACGGAAGCAGACGTCGTCGTACGCCATCTTCAGGAGATTGCACGCGACCTCAGCCCGAACGGTGAACGCAAGCTGCTGCTGTTTGGATCGCTGGATCTGCAGGTCACGCTGATTACGCGCCATCGCGAACAGCTGTCTGACCACTTCGTCATTCCGTATGTGGATATTGACACCATGGAGCGGGCTGCGCTCAAGGAAAACTTCTACGAACTGTGCGCTGAGCTGGGCGTTCCGCACCCTACAACGCTCGCGGTTGACATGGTGGAGCACGCCGAAGGGAAGCCGCTGCCCAAGAATTTGCCGTACCCGCTTATCGGTAAACCGGCCGATTCTTCCGCGTGGGTGCACGCGAAATTTGAGGGCAAGAAGAAGATCCACACGATCACGGATGAGGGTGATTTGCTGTCCTTGCTGGGTCGTATTGCGGGATCTGGCTACCGGCAGAAGTTCATTGTGCAGGAGTACGTGCCTGGCGGCGATGACCACATGCGTTTGTGCACGTTCTGGGCCGATCGCCCAGGTCATGTCACGTTTGCTTCCTACGGCGAGGTGGTCGTTGAAGAGCACTCGCCGATCGTGCTGGGTAACTCCGCGGGCATTGTCACGGGCGTCAACGAAGAAGTCATCAACCACGGCGTCCGCTTGCTCGAAGCGCTCAACTGGGAGGGCTTCGGCATGATCGACGCGAAGCTGGACCCGCGGGATGGCCAAGTGAAATTCTTCGAACTCAACCCTCGCCTCGGCCGTAACCACTATTACGTCACGGCCACCGGACACAACGTGGCGCGCTTTTACGTGCGCCGCTATTTGGGCGAGGAGTACGACGCCGCCAACGCGGTTTCCACGGAAAACGGCAGCTACCAGCGGGTGGGGGATGTTGACGCGGCGAACGCGGAACTCCTCTACACCGTCCTGCCGATGCCGCTCTTGCGCAAGCATTTGCGCGGGCCCGTGGGGGAGAAGGCGAAGCGCATGATCTCCGCCAAGCGAGTGGTGAACCCGCTCATCTACAAGGCGGAGAAGCACCCGCGCCGTTGGGCGTATGTGGCGATGAACGCCGTGAACCAGGTGAGGAAGTTCCGCCAGTTCCCTCCGCGGACTTCGTAA
- a CDS encoding gluconokinase produces MDASEHLHIVVMGVSGSGKTSLAALLSEQLGWPYAEADEFHPAENIAKMSAGHALTDEDRWPWLNEIRDWMTSNSEQGTGTIVTCSALKHVYRNLLREAQGRVVFVHVKAPAEVIKDRLNHREGHFMPPSLLPSQFATLEELSTDEDGFNIDNNTTPADLAHRTLVALGLANGGEGTTR; encoded by the coding sequence ATGGATGCCAGTGAACATCTGCACATCGTGGTGATGGGCGTCTCCGGCTCAGGAAAAACCAGTCTGGCGGCATTGCTGTCTGAGCAGCTGGGGTGGCCTTACGCCGAAGCCGACGAATTCCACCCAGCGGAGAACATCGCCAAGATGAGCGCCGGACACGCCCTGACGGACGAGGACCGGTGGCCGTGGCTCAACGAGATCCGCGACTGGATGACCAGCAACTCGGAGCAGGGAACGGGAACTATCGTGACCTGCTCGGCTTTGAAGCACGTCTACCGAAACTTACTGCGTGAAGCTCAGGGACGAGTTGTCTTTGTTCACGTGAAGGCACCGGCCGAGGTGATCAAGGACCGTTTGAATCACCGCGAGGGCCATTTCATGCCTCCTTCTCTCCTACCTAGCCAATTTGCAACCCTCGAGGAACTCTCGACAGATGAAGACGGCTTCAACATAGACAACAACACCACCCCCGCAGACCTTGCGCACCGAACACTCGTAGCTTTGGGGCTTGCAAACGGTGGAGAAGGGACTACCCGATGA
- a CDS encoding GntP family permease produces the protein MTIEGWTQTLGPTPLLLIALTAIVVLLVLIMKFKIHAFISLILVSLLTAFATQIPTGKIVSVLTTGFGNTLATVALLVGLGAMLGRIVEQSGGAKVIADKLISIFGEKRAPFALGVASLIFGFPIFFDAGLVVMLPVVFSVGRRLGGSVLLYGLPAAGAFSVMHIFVPPHPGPVAAAEFFGANAGYVLILGLLIAIPTWYVTSYLFGLWAGKKWEFPIPAILGEADAEHEANPPRFGAVISIMLIPLLLIFLNTGLNSLATAGVLPDGSKDQVWYQFLRALGETPVALLIAVIAAALVLGRKQGMSSTAIQQVMEQALGPVCSVILITGAGGMFGSVLRTSGIGGALSDVLGNMGIPLIFAGFIIAGILRIAQGSATVALTTAAGLLAPGVAAAGLNEFQLAAMVIAVAAGSVIVSHVNDSGFWLVGRFFELDVNTTLKTWTVLETLIGVMGFILAAVAFGLASLGG, from the coding sequence ATGACCATCGAAGGATGGACTCAAACCCTCGGCCCCACCCCGCTTTTGCTCATTGCGCTAACGGCCATTGTGGTGCTCTTGGTTTTGATCATGAAGTTCAAGATCCACGCGTTCATCTCGCTCATTCTCGTGAGCTTGCTGACCGCTTTCGCGACGCAGATTCCAACGGGAAAGATCGTCAGCGTACTCACCACCGGCTTTGGCAACACTCTTGCAACGGTTGCATTGCTGGTGGGTCTCGGCGCTATGTTGGGCCGCATTGTTGAGCAGTCCGGTGGCGCAAAAGTCATCGCTGACAAGCTCATTTCCATCTTCGGCGAGAAGCGCGCTCCATTCGCCCTCGGTGTTGCATCCCTGATCTTCGGCTTCCCGATCTTCTTCGATGCCGGCCTGGTGGTCATGCTTCCCGTGGTCTTCTCCGTGGGACGTCGTCTCGGCGGATCCGTGCTCTTGTACGGCCTTCCAGCCGCTGGCGCATTCTCCGTCATGCACATCTTCGTGCCACCACACCCAGGCCCAGTGGCCGCTGCCGAATTCTTCGGCGCTAACGCTGGCTACGTCCTGATCCTCGGTCTGCTCATCGCGATTCCAACCTGGTACGTGACGAGCTACTTGTTCGGCCTCTGGGCCGGAAAGAAGTGGGAATTCCCAATTCCCGCCATCTTGGGCGAAGCCGATGCAGAACACGAAGCAAACCCACCTCGCTTCGGCGCCGTCATCAGCATCATGCTGATCCCGCTCCTCCTGATCTTCTTGAACACGGGCCTCAACTCCCTTGCTACCGCAGGCGTTCTTCCTGATGGCAGCAAGGACCAGGTTTGGTACCAGTTCTTGCGCGCGCTCGGTGAGACTCCGGTTGCGCTCTTGATCGCCGTAATTGCGGCTGCACTCGTGCTTGGCCGCAAGCAGGGCATGAGCTCCACCGCGATTCAGCAGGTCATGGAACAGGCTTTGGGCCCTGTGTGTTCCGTCATCCTGATCACCGGTGCCGGCGGCATGTTCGGCTCCGTGCTCCGTACCTCCGGCATTGGCGGCGCCTTGTCGGACGTCTTGGGCAACATGGGCATCCCGCTGATTTTTGCCGGCTTCATCATTGCTGGCATCCTGCGCATCGCTCAAGGATCGGCAACCGTGGCTTTGACCACCGCTGCTGGCCTCTTGGCTCCAGGCGTTGCCGCAGCGGGCCTCAACGAGTTTCAGTTGGCTGCCATGGTGATCGCCGTGGCAGCAGGCTCGGTTATCGTTTCCCACGTGAACGACTCCGGCTTCTGGCTGGTAGGTCGCTTCTTCGAGCTCGACGTCAACACGACGTTGAAGACGTGGACCGTCCTTGAAACCTTGATCGGTGTGATGGGCTTTATCTTGGCCGCCGTCGCGTTCGGCTTGGCTTCGCTCGGCGGCTAG
- a CDS encoding LysR family transcriptional regulator substrate-binding protein: protein MAGLKIAYVAGVMPGKWIDRWRARLEEHPLEIFQYDDAAAYLALLVEGEADLVFIRWTGESPASAVATDDKPALHVIPLYEEVGVVCAPKDHDIEYFDDLVPAEAVEGQNFFNADEFGPKMTMELVSTGAGLAVMPMSLARLHRRKDVVSKSLEGAPTTSVGLAWLRVDPVNPDPRAEATESNPLVAEFIGIVRGRTASSSRQPSIQTEQEQQAKVARKERQSAPKPNAAKAKNASAASGSKSGAKNAASRRAKPSRTRRRPR, encoded by the coding sequence GTGGCAGGGCTAAAAATTGCGTATGTTGCCGGGGTCATGCCCGGCAAGTGGATCGATCGATGGCGCGCGCGCCTCGAAGAGCATCCGCTTGAGATTTTCCAGTACGACGACGCCGCAGCGTACCTTGCGCTGTTGGTCGAGGGGGAAGCGGACCTCGTGTTCATTCGGTGGACCGGGGAGTCCCCGGCCAGCGCCGTCGCAACTGATGACAAGCCCGCGCTCCACGTCATTCCCTTGTATGAAGAAGTTGGCGTGGTGTGTGCGCCGAAGGATCACGACATCGAGTACTTCGACGATCTGGTCCCGGCGGAAGCCGTTGAGGGTCAGAACTTCTTCAATGCAGACGAGTTCGGCCCCAAGATGACCATGGAACTGGTCAGCACGGGCGCAGGACTGGCGGTCATGCCGATGTCTCTGGCTCGCCTGCACCGTCGCAAAGACGTTGTATCCAAGTCTCTTGAAGGTGCACCGACCACGTCGGTGGGCCTCGCATGGCTCCGTGTGGACCCGGTCAATCCGGATCCACGTGCGGAAGCTACGGAAAGTAACCCCCTCGTGGCCGAATTTATTGGGATTGTCCGCGGGCGAACGGCGTCGTCCTCAAGGCAACCTTCCATCCAGACTGAGCAAGAGCAGCAGGCGAAGGTAGCCCGGAAAGAACGGCAGTCCGCGCCAAAACCAAATGCGGCCAAGGCGAAGAACGCCTCAGCCGCATCAGGGTCTAAATCGGGTGCTAAAAACGCTGCTAGCCGCCGAGCGAAGCCAAGCCGAACGCGACGGCGGCCAAGATAA
- a CDS encoding universal stress protein: MSNIIIVGVDGSDTAFAAASRAAALAGKTGDELRVVSAHAKDNTEVVHIGSDTWILDDADQANKLSANIAARLRQAHPGANITSGAIHGKPAEGLVKEAEALGAQLIVVGNVGMKGLGRVLGSVASGVVNSAPCDVYIVKTS; encoded by the coding sequence ATGAGCAACATCATCATTGTCGGCGTCGACGGATCCGACACCGCATTTGCCGCCGCCTCCCGCGCTGCAGCCCTTGCCGGCAAGACCGGTGACGAATTGCGCGTTGTGTCCGCACACGCCAAGGACAACACCGAAGTTGTACACATCGGTAGCGACACGTGGATCCTTGACGATGCTGACCAGGCAAACAAGCTTTCCGCAAATATTGCTGCTCGTCTCCGTCAGGCTCACCCAGGGGCAAACATCACCTCAGGTGCTATCCACGGCAAGCCAGCTGAAGGCCTCGTGAAGGAAGCTGAAGCTCTTGGCGCACAGCTGATCGTGGTCGGCAACGTTGGCATGAAGGGCCTCGGCCGCGTGCTTGGCTCCGTGGCAAGCGGCGTCGTCAACAGCGCTCCTTGCGACGTGTACATCGTCAAGACCAGCTAG
- a CDS encoding dienelactone hydrolase family protein has product MTEATLPHQNVTFESTEGEAHGYIAVPESGEGPGVIVIQEWWGLTDHMKDVCDRLADQGFVALAPDLYGGSIAHDGEEAVEMMSKLPAEEGARLLLGSVDYLLSRDEVTSSTVGAIGFCMGGGFVLSLAAQARDKVSAAVPFYGVGQGVPDSFKTITAKVQGHYAEQDGFFPVEEARKQEAQIREESGAEVQYFYYDAPHAFHNDENPQGNYREEEANLAWSRAVQFLKDNVS; this is encoded by the coding sequence ATGACTGAAGCAACGTTGCCGCACCAGAACGTCACGTTTGAATCGACTGAAGGCGAAGCGCACGGATATATCGCTGTGCCGGAATCTGGCGAGGGTCCAGGCGTGATCGTCATCCAGGAATGGTGGGGACTCACGGACCACATGAAGGATGTTTGTGATCGTCTCGCGGACCAAGGATTTGTGGCGCTCGCACCGGATCTCTACGGTGGATCGATTGCGCATGACGGCGAAGAAGCCGTCGAGATGATGAGCAAACTGCCAGCTGAAGAAGGCGCGCGTTTGCTGCTTGGCTCGGTGGATTACTTGTTGAGCCGAGACGAAGTCACGAGCTCGACCGTAGGGGCCATTGGATTCTGCATGGGTGGTGGATTCGTTCTCTCGCTCGCCGCGCAGGCTCGCGACAAGGTGTCCGCGGCTGTGCCGTTCTACGGTGTTGGGCAGGGTGTTCCAGACAGCTTCAAGACCATTACGGCGAAGGTCCAAGGCCACTACGCTGAGCAAGATGGATTCTTCCCAGTGGAGGAAGCTCGCAAGCAAGAAGCGCAGATTCGCGAAGAATCTGGGGCCGAAGTTCAGTATTTCTACTATGACGCGCCTCACGCGTTCCACAATGATGAGAATCCTCAAGGGAATTACCGCGAAGAAGAAGCCAACTTGGCTTGGAGCCGCGCGGTTCAGTTCCTCAAGGACAATGTCAGCTAA